TGACTTCTCGACGTACAGAAAAATTCAGCTACCCCTTAACGTAATATCCTAGCATGAAAAAGCCGTCAGCTTGACGGCTTTTTCACATTCGACAGAGCATCCTCCGCTTAGTTCTTGATAACCGATGTGCTGCCGTCCGTTCCAAGGACCATAATCTCCACTTCATCCAAGGATCTAATTCCCTGATTCAAGATAGCCTGCAGATCTCCATTTCCTTTATCCACCCGATTTTCATGACATCCCGGTACATTTATGATTTTCAATGAAATCGTTTCATAATTTTTTAGTTCAATTCGCTTAAAAAAGTTTTGTTGAAAAGGAAGTGGCAGTCTGCTTAGCACTTTTCCTGTCCCAAGCGGAAGACGGCATAGCTTAGGTCTTTATCAAAATTCCAATACAGAAAAGTCTCGTTGATGCTACGGTTCAAGGGGGTTTCCAAGTCAGCTTCTTTAAATGCCCGGCGTTCCAATAGCTGCCTTGACAATTTTAATTCCTCAATGA
Above is a genomic segment from Planococcus lenghuensis containing:
- a CDS encoding DUF421 domain-containing protein, encoding MKIINVPGCHENRVDKGNGDLQAILNQGIRSLDEVEIMVLGTDGSTSVIKN